From Pseudoalteromonas sp. Scap06:
TTTATAGGAGTACGAGACTTTGCGCGGTAATTTTTTAAATCGTCTTGAGTAATAATACCGCCATGTTGCTCCATAAAGTTTGCGATGATCGTTGCGGTTTCACCTTGATAAAAGCCATCTTGGCCATTATCGCGAATGCGTTTGAGTGTCACTGCAAGCTCAGGTTGCTTAAAAAGCTTACCAGATGTAGCGCTTGCAAAATAATTGGCAAAGTTTACTTTAATGTTTTTATTGTTTAGATGTTCTATGTAGCCCTTAATTAACAGAGCCAACTTTTCAGGCACCACAAAACCTTGCTCTGCTAATGTTACCGCAGGCTGTACTAAGGTTTTCCAAGGAAGTGTGCCATGCTTCTTATGTGCTAGCCACATACCAGCAACACTACCCGGTACACCACTGGCATGAATACCATAAATAGATTTATTAGCAATAACTTGCCCTTGCGCGTCTAAATACATATCACGATGTGCGGCGTTCGGTGCAGTTTCACGGTAATCTATAAAATCACCTTGCCCATCCTTATGAATAAGCATAAACCCACCGCCGCCAATATTACCCGCCTCGGGAAGCGTAACGGCCAATACAAACTGTGCTGCAATGGCTGCATCAACCGCGTTCCCCCCCTGCTCTAACACAGCTTTTGCAGCATGTGCACTAAAAGTGTCAGGCATGGCAACGGCACTCTGTTTAGCCGCTACACTAAAAACACATAACTGTATTACCACAATACTACTGATAATTAGCTTGCTTGGTGAAAAAAGTGCTCCCATCCCATATCCTTAGGTTATTTTTATACATTGATGGAAAACATTAATGCATAGTAACAAACATCAGGTCAATATTTAGATGCTACATTTTTAAGGCTTAGGAAGTTTTAGCTCAACTGCACGGCTTTGAATAAAGCGCAGCAGTTAAGTTTGAGCCATCATCAGTATAAATATAATAGTGCTGTAGCTGCATACCGAGCTTTTTCATGATGTTAATTGAGCCAACGTTGGCGGTCAGCGCTGTGGCACTGATTGCCTTTACTTGCGACTGTTTTTCAATCGTTGAGCAAATCGCTTGTGCCGCCTCAGTTGCATAACCCTTACCCCAACTCGCTTGTTTAAATCGCCAGCCGACTTCAATATCACTAAAGTCAGGCGTATCTGAAAAAAAGCCCATCGGCCGAACAAGCACCCACCCTATAAAGGTATTGCCTTCACGCAGGGTTACCTGCCATAGCCCCCAACCTTGTTGCTCATTTCTATACGCAAGCATTCTTGGAATGCCTTTCGTTTTTATATCTTCAAGCGAAGTGGGTTTACCTTGTGTTAAATACTGCATAACGGCTGGATCTTGATCGAGCTCGAATAATTTCTGCCAATCTTTTTCGTCCATTAATTTAAAACTTAATCGTGTTGTTACAGCTATGTTCATTTTCATTGTTGTATAGTTACCTCTGAAATATATTTTTCACTAAAGGAGATAGTCAATGAAGAAATTAGCAGGTTTAGCATTATTAGGCACTTTAATTACACTAACAGGGTGTGAAGATGCCAACGAAGTGAAACAAGACGCCAAACAAACGAGCGCTGAAGTTCAAGAAAAGCTAAACGAAACGTGGAACGACGTTAAAGAAAAAACCAATGAGCTTAAAAATGACGAGTCATTTAATGAGCTGCTTGAAGAGAGTAAAGCGATGGGCTTAGACATGTACGATGACGGCAAAGAAGTAGCTGTTGATGCATGGATCAAAAGCAAAGAAGCGGCTGGCGAGCTAACTGAAAAAACGAAGCAAAAAGCACGTGAAATTGCAGCAGAAATTGAGCAAGCACGTGAAGAGCATAAAGAAGGTTAATTATTTTTAACCATAAAAAAAGGTAAGCCATGGCTTACCTTTTTTGTATTATTTTTAGAGTAAATTATGGGTTATAGTTCAAAGTCTTTTTTGAATTTTAAACCAAACTCACTACGGTCATTGCTGCGCATTACGCCAACAAAACCAGTTTGCTGCAGGCGACCTACATCGTAAACTTCGTTTAATACGTTCTCACCATATAGCGTTACTTCCATATCGCCGTATGGATTAGTGTAAGAAATATTAAAACCAACTAGCTCACGCGAATCAATCGTTTCACTTTTATTGAAAACTGACTGACCTTGCATTTCACTACGGTACGAGTAGTTGGCATTTAATGCAACCGTGCCACCATTGCTTAAATCAACAAAGTAAGATGGAGCAACCATCACCGTCCAACGAGGTGTCAGTGCTGGTGAGTCACCTTTACCAATACCTTGTACACCTTCAGCTACTTCTGTAATTTCAGAATCTAAGTAACCTACTGCAGTGCGAATAGTAAAGTCGTCGGTTAGTGCAATTGTGGTTTCAAGCTCAATACCTTGCGCTTTAGACTGGCCTGCATTTTCAACGATAGTTACAAAGCCACCGCCCGCGGTTGGATCTGAGAATGGCAGTGCTAAATCAGTGTAGTCAGTAACAAACATTGCAAGCATCATAGATACATTTTCATGTACCTGGCCCTTTAAACCAATCTCGTAGTTAACTGCTTTGGTTTCATCAAACGATACAAACTGATCCGGACCACCAAATGGGCGCGGTGGGAAACCACCTGTTTGGTAACCTTTTTGCACTTGACCGTATACATTCATATTATTGCTAAGCTGGTATGAAGCATTAACGTCCCATGTTACTGCATTAAAGTCTGCACTAATGTCTTTACGCTCAGGGAAGGTTGGGAAAATAGCATTCGCATCTTTTTTATCTTCTGAGTAACGAAGGCCACCGCCGATTGTTAAATCATCAGTTAAATCGTAACTACCGTTAATGTAAGCTGCGTATGAGTTTGTTTCTTGATTTATTTCAAAAAATCCAAAGCCACCAAATGAAGGAGTAACACCATCATTTAGCACACCATCTGGTGTATTAAACGGGCTAAATACAAAATCTTCAGAGCGAGTAAAGCCATCTTCATTAAAGAAGTATAGACCCGATACAAAGTCCATTTTATCAAACGTGGCGTTTAGCTGAAGTTCAAAAGAGTATTGATCTGCACCGCCCACTTCTGGGAACTCAGATAAGTTAAGTGGTGATGCATCATCATCTAAACCACCTTCATATTCAGAAGTACGGTAGCTTGAGATAAACTTGGCTGTATATGTGTTATTAATCGCCCAATCAGCTGTAAATGACGTACCCCAACCAGAATATGAAGTTGACTCAATACCGGCAACCGTTGTGCCTAAATCATCAGGGTTTTGAGGAATTAAGTCTTCAGTTAATAATGGGAAATCGCCATTAAAGACATCATTTGAATCTAATGAATCTGTCAGTTCAATAGTATAAGGTGATTGACCTGACTCATTATCAACGCCATCTAGCGAGAAAGTAAACGCTAAATCACTAGTTGCTTCATATTTAAGTGCTATACGACCACTAAACTCTTGCTCTTCACCAATTTCTTTTTCAGGGTTAGCTAAGTTTACTGCCGTACCTACCCCATTACGTTGTTTGTATGACGCACTGGCTGACATGCTTAGATCGTTAGTTAGTGCATTATTAAAGTAAATATCACCCGCAACTCGACCACGACTGCCCACTTTAGCGGTTGTTGTTAGAATACCTTCATCACCAGGTTGTTTAGTAATTACGTTTACTGCACCACCTAATGTGTTACGGCCATAAAGTGTGCCTTGTGGCCCACGTAGAACTTCAACTCGCTCTACATTAGGAAGTGATAAGTTAGACCCCATTTGACGACCTAAGTAAACACCATCTAGGTAAACACCTACGCCTGGATCGGTTGTTATAATGTGATCTTGCAAACCAATACCACGAATAAACACTGAGGCATGTGCAGCATTACCAACACCATAACGAGTAATGTTTAAGTTAGGAACGTATTTACCAATATCTTCTAAGTTACCCATATTGGCTTTATCAATAAGGTTAGCACCTATTGATGTAATCGCAGTTGGAGATTCGAACAAGCTCTCTGTACGTTTACGAGCTGTCACTTCAATTTTTTCAAACGCGTCTTGTTTGGCTGTCGTTTTAGCTTCTTGTGCATTTGCGGAAGTTGTTAGGGCTGCAATAACCGCTAAACTTAACTGTGAGAGGGTGCGTAATTTCAAGGTCTTCTCCAAAGGGTATTAATTTAATTATGCGTTATGCTGTGTAAACATAAATTGTAGGCATAAAAAAAGATGCGTTAGATGCATCTTTCCTCTGGGAGTTTATTATATTACAAAAACGCTACAATATGTACATTTAACTTTAGTTTACGTAAAAATTTATTTTTATCTTTTTAAGCTTAGCCAACTTACCTAAATAGCAATGCAAATTTAGCTTTAAATTAATACTTTAACATTAATTACCACCAGTATTATTTGTTAATTGAACATGCGCTTTGTTGCGAAAAACACATTAAAGCTATTTAAGATTATGACAATATCCAAACACCCTTTATATTTAAATATACTACAGAATCATTTTTAGGTGAAAAGCATGACAAAAAAACAGACCACGCAATCAGCTAACATGCTTTTTAACAACAACCATTATAGTCCATTATTTTTTACTACATTGAATAACGGCATATTATTAGTCTGTCATTCAGCACTCAATAGCCTTACAAATTACGAACTTTTGAGTCATTTTATGCAAACCAATAATTACCAAGGGTTAGTTATCTTTAATATTCCTAAAAATACTGATGCTGCTTCACTTAAAGAATGGCCAAATTTGAAAGGCCTTTTCTATCAAGATACCAATGAGGAACTATTTAACAGGGGGTTAGAAGCAATTAAACAAGGGGAGTTGTGGTTTCCACGTACTATCAGTGATATTTGGATGCGCCAAATGCTCGATTCAGAGCAAAAAACTGCTTTGCAAACAAATAACCTAACCGATAAAGAAATTAAAGTACTCAACCTACTTTTCAGTGGGCTTCATTCCAGTGCTATTGCTGATAGTTTATTTATAAGTGAAGCTACGGTAAGAGTGCACTTACATAAAATTTATAAAAAAATAGCGGTCAAGAATAAACAGCAGGCAATTCGATGGTGCCAAGACAACCTAAAAAATATGAATTCGCGTTCATAACTTAAAAAATAATTACTACTTAATACCTACTGTAGTAAATATCATCTCATTATAAATAACTCAAACAAGTCAATTAGTTACATTACCTGAAAATAAAAAAACCTTACTTTTCAATCACGGCCATGCCTTTTTGTTGCAAAAAAGCAGTAAAAAGGACTTAATTTATTAATTTTAATTAGAAAAAAGTTAATACTCATCTTATACTGCAACGGGATACACATGAAATTTAAATAGGATACACAATGAAAAAACTATCAGTTGCAGTAGCAATTTGTTGCGCACTTGCCACAAGCAATGCGAGTGCTGAAGTTCGTATTAATGGGTTTGCTTCTATTGTCGGTGGTAAGTCACTCGATAGTGATCAAACTTTATATGGATATGATGATGATATTTCATTTAAAAATGAAAGCGTATTTGCACTTCAGCTGACCGCTGACCTGCAAGAGAAGTTATCCGCTACAGCGCAAATAGTAGCTCGCGGTGAAAATGATTTTGACGCTGATTTTGAATGGGCATACATAACATATGAGTTCTCTGATGAGCTACAATTAAGCGCCGGTAAAATGCGCGCACCATTTTTTCGCTATTCTGACTTTTTAGATGTTGGCTATGCCTATCGTTGGGTTCGTCCACCACAATCCGTTTACAGACTGCCATTTTCAACCTATGAAGGGTTGAGTTTGTTATACACTTCACAATTAGGTGATTGGGATTCAACTTTACAGGTTATCTACGGTGGCTTTGAGGGTGATGTAGTAGCAGTTACTTATAACGACCAAGCAGAGTTAGATGATGTAGCAGGTATTAACTGGACACTCTCTTATGATTGGTTTAGTGCTCGTGCAGCTTACCTTGTAACAGACACTACTATGAAACTTGGGCAAAAAGATGAGAATGATCTAGCGGGGGTTCAAATAAACGCCCTAGAAAATATATTGCGCCAAAATGGATTAACGACTCAAGCTGACGATATTTCAATAAATGAAGATGATAGCTACTTCTTAGGTTTTGGCATTTCAATAGATTACAACAATATTCTATTTGACGCTGAATATACCGAATTTGAAGTTAAAGACAGTATATTAGCAAAGCAGTCTCAATATTACGCTTCTATTGGGTATCGTATGGATAACGTCATAGCTCATTTTACTTATGAAGATAATGACGACAAGCATGACTCATCAAGGTTTAATGCTATAGAGTCAGTGCCGACTCTAAATGCTGCAATAAATGGAGCCTTAGAAGGTACTCGTGCCCAAAGTAATGTATACACCATTGGTGCGCGCTATGACTTCCACCCAATGGCAGCATTAAAAGTAGATTTTAGTCGCTTCGAAAACGACATATCAAATACTGAAACTGATGTTATCGCCGTTGGCGTTGATTTAGTATTTTAATTGGAGCGAACAATGAAAAAATTAATTTTAGCCAGCATGCTAACACTATGTAGTACTGCAGCATTTGCTGAAGTTGCAGTAATCGTTAACCCAGCGAATGCCAATGCAATAAGCCAAGATGATATTAAAAAAATATACCTTGGCAAGAGCAAATCGTTTGCTGATGGTACCAAAGTAAACCCTGTTAACCAAAATGGTACTGCAGTGGCAGATGAGTTTAACGACAAGCTTGTTGGCAAATCAGGCAGCCAATTAAATGCTTATTGGTCAAAGCTAGTTTTTACTGGCAAAGGCACGCCTCCAGGTAAACTTGATAATGACCAAGCTGTGATTGATTTTGTAGCTGCTAATGCTGATGCAATTGGCTATATAGACAGCGCCAAAGCAAGTGATAAAGTTAAAGTAGTAGGTAAGTATTAACCTGCTAAATTAAAAATAAAAGCCCGTAACAAATACTTTGTTGCGGGCTTTTTTATGCCTATTATTTACAACCGTCATAAAACCTTAAAGTTTCGCCTTAACGACTACTCAATTTTAAACTTAGCAGTTGCATCTAATAGATTATCTGAAAGGTAATGTAAGTTTTTTGCCACATCTCTTACCGCTTTGAGTGAACTCATCGTATCTTCAAATGAAACATGCATATTCGATACGTTGTCTACTACCATCGCGGCCACAGAGGTTTGCTCTTCAGTTGCTGCTGCAATCTGCGAATTCATCCCATTAATTTCTAGTATTTGCTCTGCTATTTTTTCAATCGAGACACCGGTTTGCTCTGCTGCACTGGCATTATCTGTGGCCATGTCTCTTGCAGAAGTCATAGCCGTTACTGACTCATTGGCAGCCACACTTAATGTACTTAGTAACTCACGAATTTCATTAGTTGACTGTGCTGTGCGTGATGCAAGCTCGCGGACCTCATCTGCTACCACAGCAAAGCCACGACCATGCTCACCTGCACGCGCAGCTTCAATTGCAGCATTTAACGCCAACAAGTTTGTTTGTTCGGCAATGGAGGTAATTACATTGAGTATTTGCGATACATTTTTAGTGTCATCGGCTAATTTATTAATGGTGTTGGCCGCTATATTAATTTCATCGCTTAACGTACGCGACGCATTAACTGACATTTTGACTTGTACACGACTTTGATCTACTTCTTTTTCTGCTGTTTGCACAGCATTAGATGCGCTCGCTGCTGATTGTGAAATATCGCCAACGCTTTGCTTCATCTCTTCCATCGACTGCTTAACAACATCTGCATCGGTGGTTTGTTTAGTGGTTGCTCGCTCTGCTCGCTCCATCCCTTGCACAAGACGGGTTGAATTTTCCATTAGCGGTTCACATACCGCGATAACTTCTAAAACGGTTTCTCTCAGCAGACTAATAAAAGCATTAAAGTTTATAGATACCTGACCAATCTCGTCCTCTGAGTTAACAGCAAGCTTGGTGCTTAATGATCCTTTACCACTTGCTAAAAGACTTAGGTTATTAGCAGCATCACTGGCTGATGAACCAATATTACGTGCAATCCAAATAGCCATAAGCAAAAGCAATACTAATGATACAACCGCCACAACTAACATTAGATTAAGCGCATCATCTGATCGTGCTTTTGTATTGGCAACTAGCTGGAAAAAGCGATCATCTGCTTTTTGTTGTGCGTTTTTAAAGCTGGTTAAAACCGCCTCGAAAAGGCTTGTTTTAAGCTGCGCCTGTTGTTGTATTTTACTAAAATCAGCCGTGCCATTAACCATGCCATTAGCGATAGTTGCAGATATCTTTTCATAATTTTTCAGCCGCGTTTTTGTGTCGCTATCAATATATGATCCATTAATTGTTTCTATTGCGTCCAAATTCAAAATGAGCCGCTGATAAGTTTCACTCGCTTTTGTTACTAACTCTTGCTCGCCAAAGGTTACAGCCTGAGTGTATAACTCATCTAACTTTTCTAAAATGCTTACGTTGGCCAAGGTTAATTTAGCTACTTTATAAGAAGATTTCTCCATTTCATCAAGTGATATGCGATTTTCGTTCATAGCAAAGTAATTAACCAAAACAATTACTAAGAATGCGATTATCGCTATAGATGTAATTGCATGTATTTTTTTAGTAATGCTGAGGTTTTTAAAAGAGAAACCTGAAGCCATATTAATTTACCCCGTTTAATTATCTATAGTTATTATCGGCTTAATATAGAAAAATGTTAACTTTATTTTTAACTTTCGACGTTTTTTGTACATAAAATTAAATATACAACAATATTCTTTTATAAACACCAACAATTGAAATATAGAGTGTTCTACTCAATGTTCAACATTAATCCAAAAAGAGTTGTTTAATATTTTAAATTTCAGACACAAAAAAACCAGTAACATTGCTGTTACTGGTTTTTATATTTGGTGCGGATGGGGGGACTTGAACCCCCACGCCCGAAAGCACTACCCCCTCAAGGTAGCGTGTCTACCAATTCCACCACATCCGCATTTTTTAAGCTATTGCTTAGCGTTAAGTCTTAAAGCTAACTTGAGGAAAGAGAGCGACTTAACAATTTAAACTAAATTAATTTGGTACGTCAGAGCTTTGCTCTTTTGTAGATGTTACCGGAACATCTTCTTCAACTGGCGTCACAGTTTCAACAGCTGGAGCCGCTTCTAAGTTTTCCCACTCGTCAGTCTTTTTGATTTGACCGGCAGTTAAGTTACCTAAAACAATACTTAACACGAAGAAGATCGTTGCTAAAGTTGTTGTCGTTTTCGTCATAAAGTTACCGGCTCCTGAAGAACCAAAAACAGTAGACGATGCGCCTGCACCAAATGATGAGCCCATGTCAGCGCCTTTACCTTGCTGGATCAAAACCATACCAACAAGCGCTAACGCTACAATTAAATACACTACTAATAAAATTTCGTACATCTTATACGGTCCCTTTTGCACTATTGCAGATAGCAGTGAATGATTCTGCTTTTAAACTGGCGCCACCAATTAGGCCGCCGTCTATATCTGTTTGTGCAAATAATAATTCGCTATTTTT
This genomic window contains:
- a CDS encoding porin, coding for MKKLSVAVAICCALATSNASAEVRINGFASIVGGKSLDSDQTLYGYDDDISFKNESVFALQLTADLQEKLSATAQIVARGENDFDADFEWAYITYEFSDELQLSAGKMRAPFFRYSDFLDVGYAYRWVRPPQSVYRLPFSTYEGLSLLYTSQLGDWDSTLQVIYGGFEGDVVAVTYNDQAELDDVAGINWTLSYDWFSARAAYLVTDTTMKLGQKDENDLAGVQINALENILRQNGLTTQADDISINEDDSYFLGFGISIDYNNILFDAEYTEFEVKDSILAKQSQYYASIGYRMDNVIAHFTYEDNDDKHDSSRFNAIESVPTLNAAINGALEGTRAQSNVYTIGARYDFHPMAALKVDFSRFENDISNTETDVIAVGVDLVF
- the secG gene encoding preprotein translocase subunit SecG; translated protein: MYEILLVVYLIVALALVGMVLIQQGKGADMGSSFGAGASSTVFGSSGAGNFMTKTTTTLATIFFVLSIVLGNLTAGQIKKTDEWENLEAAPAVETVTPVEEDVPVTSTKEQSSDVPN
- a CDS encoding phosphate ABC transporter substrate-binding protein; the protein is MKKLILASMLTLCSTAAFAEVAVIVNPANANAISQDDIKKIYLGKSKSFADGTKVNPVNQNGTAVADEFNDKLVGKSGSQLNAYWSKLVFTGKGTPPGKLDNDQAVIDFVAANADAIGYIDSAKASDKVKVVGKY
- a CDS encoding LuxR C-terminal-related transcriptional regulator is translated as MTKKQTTQSANMLFNNNHYSPLFFTTLNNGILLVCHSALNSLTNYELLSHFMQTNNYQGLVIFNIPKNTDAASLKEWPNLKGLFYQDTNEELFNRGLEAIKQGELWFPRTISDIWMRQMLDSEQKTALQTNNLTDKEIKVLNLLFSGLHSSAIADSLFISEATVRVHLHKIYKKIAVKNKQQAIRWCQDNLKNMNSRS
- a CDS encoding GNAT family N-acetyltransferase, whose product is MKMNIAVTTRLSFKLMDEKDWQKLFELDQDPAVMQYLTQGKPTSLEDIKTKGIPRMLAYRNEQQGWGLWQVTLREGNTFIGWVLVRPMGFFSDTPDFSDIEVGWRFKQASWGKGYATEAAQAICSTIEKQSQVKAISATALTANVGSINIMKKLGMQLQHYYIYTDDGSNLTAALYSKPCS
- a CDS encoding methyl-accepting chemotaxis protein; protein product: MASGFSFKNLSITKKIHAITSIAIIAFLVIVLVNYFAMNENRISLDEMEKSSYKVAKLTLANVSILEKLDELYTQAVTFGEQELVTKASETYQRLILNLDAIETINGSYIDSDTKTRLKNYEKISATIANGMVNGTADFSKIQQQAQLKTSLFEAVLTSFKNAQQKADDRFFQLVANTKARSDDALNLMLVVAVVSLVLLLLMAIWIARNIGSSASDAANNLSLLASGKGSLSTKLAVNSEDEIGQVSINFNAFISLLRETVLEVIAVCEPLMENSTRLVQGMERAERATTKQTTDADVVKQSMEEMKQSVGDISQSAASASNAVQTAEKEVDQSRVQVKMSVNASRTLSDEINIAANTINKLADDTKNVSQILNVITSIAEQTNLLALNAAIEAARAGEHGRGFAVVADEVRELASRTAQSTNEIRELLSTLSVAANESVTAMTSARDMATDNASAAEQTGVSIEKIAEQILEINGMNSQIAAATEEQTSVAAMVVDNVSNMHVSFEDTMSSLKAVRDVAKNLHYLSDNLLDATAKFKIE
- a CDS encoding TonB-dependent receptor; protein product: MKLRTLSQLSLAVIAALTTSANAQEAKTTAKQDAFEKIEVTARKRTESLFESPTAITSIGANLIDKANMGNLEDIGKYVPNLNITRYGVGNAAHASVFIRGIGLQDHIITTDPGVGVYLDGVYLGRQMGSNLSLPNVERVEVLRGPQGTLYGRNTLGGAVNVITKQPGDEGILTTTAKVGSRGRVAGDIYFNNALTNDLSMSASASYKQRNGVGTAVNLANPEKEIGEEQEFSGRIALKYEATSDLAFTFSLDGVDNESGQSPYTIELTDSLDSNDVFNGDFPLLTEDLIPQNPDDLGTTVAGIESTSYSGWGTSFTADWAINNTYTAKFISSYRTSEYEGGLDDDASPLNLSEFPEVGGADQYSFELQLNATFDKMDFVSGLYFFNEDGFTRSEDFVFSPFNTPDGVLNDGVTPSFGGFGFFEINQETNSYAAYINGSYDLTDDLTIGGGLRYSEDKKDANAIFPTFPERKDISADFNAVTWDVNASYQLSNNMNVYGQVQKGYQTGGFPPRPFGGPDQFVSFDETKAVNYEIGLKGQVHENVSMMLAMFVTDYTDLALPFSDPTAGGGFVTIVENAGQSKAQGIELETTIALTDDFTIRTAVGYLDSEITEVAEGVQGIGKGDSPALTPRWTVMVAPSYFVDLSNGGTVALNANYSYRSEMQGQSVFNKSETIDSRELVGFNISYTNPYGDMEVTLYGENVLNEVYDVGRLQQTGFVGVMRSNDRSEFGLKFKKDFEL